Proteins found in one Epinephelus fuscoguttatus linkage group LG4, E.fuscoguttatus.final_Chr_v1 genomic segment:
- the vps4a gene encoding vacuolar protein sorting-associated protein 4A, with protein sequence MTTSTLQKAIDLVTKATEEDKAKNYEEALRLYQHAVEYFLHAIKYEAHSDKAKESIRAKCMQYLDRAEKLKDYLKNKDKQGKKPVKEAQSNDKSDSDSEGENPEKKKLQEQLMGAIVMEKPNVRWNDVAGLEGAKEALKEAVILPIKFPHLFTGKRTPWRGILLFGPPGTGKSYLAKAVATEANNSTFFSVSSSDLMSKWLGESEKLVKNLFDLARQHKPSIIFIDEVDSLCGSRNENESEAARRIKTEFLVQMQGVGNNNDGILVLGATNIPWVLDAAIRRRFEKRIYIPLPEEPARAQMFRLHLGNTPHSLSEADLRQLAHKTDGYSGADISIIVRDALMQPVRKVQSATHFKKVRGPSRSNNQVMVDDLLTPCSPGDPAAIEMTWMDVPSDKLLEPIVCMSDMLRSLSTTRPTVNTEDLLKVKKFTEDFGMEG encoded by the exons ATGACAACGTCAACATTACAG AAAGCGATTGATCTTGTGACCAAAGCCACAGAGGAAGACAAGGCAAAGAATTATGAGGAGGCCTTGCGACTGTACCAGCATGCTGTGGAATATTTCCTACATGCCATCAAAT ATGAGGCCCACAGCGACAAGGCGAAGGAGAGTATACGAGCGAAGTGTATGCAGTACCTCGACAGAGCGGAGAAACTCAAAGACTatctgaaaaataaagacaaacaggGCAAGAAGCCTGTCAAGGAGGCACAGAGCAATGACAA GAGTGATAGTGACAGTGAGGGTGAAAacccagagaagaagaaactaCAGGAGCAACTTATGG GTGCCATCGTAATGGAGAAGCCCAATGTCAGGTGGAATGACGTGGCTGGACTGGAGGGAGCAAAGGAAGCTCTTAAGGAAGCTGTCATCCTGCCCATCAAATTTCCTCACCTCTTTACAG GCAAGCGGACTCCATGGAGAGGCATCCTGCTGTTCGGTCCTCCGGGAACAGGAAAGTCGTACCTGGCTAAGGCCGTGGCCACCGAGGCCAATAACTCCAccttcttctctgtctcctcctcagaCCTCATGTCCAAGTGGCTGGGAGAGAGTGAGAA GCTGGTGAAGAACTTATTTGACCTGGCTCGCCAGCACAAACCCTCTATCATCTTCATCGATGAGGTGGACTCGCTGTGTGGCTCCAGGAACGAAAATGAGAGCGAGGCCGCGCGCCGTATCAAGACAGAGTTCTTGGTCCAGATGCAGG GTGTGGGAAACAACAACGATGGTATCTTGGTGCTGGGAGCCACCAACATCCCCTGGGTGCTAGACGCTGCCATCCGcagaag ATTTGAAAAGCGTATCTACATCCCTCTGCCGGAGGAGCCAGCTCGGGCCCAGATGTTTCGTCTTCATCTGGGGAACACGCCGCACAGCCTGAGCGAGGCCGACCTGCGGCAGCTTGCCCACAAAACAGACGGTTACTCTGGCGCTGACATCAGCATTATTGTCCGGGACGCTCTCATGCAGCCTGTTAGGAAGGTCCAGTCTGCCACCCACTTCAAAAAG GTTCGCGGCCCATCCCGAAGCAACAACCAGGTGATGGTGGACGACCTCTTGACTCCTTGTTCCCCTGGCGACCCTGCAGCCATAGAGATGACCTGGATGGATGTGCCTAGTGATAAGCTACTGGAGCCCATAGTCTGCATG TCGGACATGCTGCGCTCTCTGTCCACCACCCGTCCCACAGTCAACACTGAAGATCTCCTGAAGGTTAAGAAGTTCACAGAGGACTTTGGGATGGAGGGCTGA